The genomic region ATAGGTTTAATCATTCCAATGAGAAAGGGCGACTCAGAAAGACAAGGAAATAAGTCTTTAAAAGATTTTGCCGATTGGACTATCAAGTATATACATGAAGAAGAATTGCAAATTTCACAGCTACCATGCCGCGTCGTCGGGGCGAAATCTGCCATAAAGCCTGTTAGTTGGTTTAGGTATCCTGAAAGAGTTCAAGAGGTTCTGAATACCCTAAGCCAGAAAGGTGTTGAAGGCAGTATTCCCAAAGCTTGGAAATGGCTAGAGCGACCATTACATCCAGCCGATGGGATGGATAAGATGGAAGGTATTCCAGCCAACTTGATGGATGATGAAATTGCCTTAGATATAATCCATCAACATGTAAAAGCCTATGCAGACTACAAAAAACGAAGTTGATGCATTCCAATGCGATTAAGTTTTTCTGCCCCCAATTGTTCCCGTTTAGCCTCAATAACGTGGGCGGACAAGATAGTCTGCATTGGTGGCGGAGTCGTAGTAGAAGCCGGAAACCATGAAGAGTTATTAGCGAATGATGATTCCCTCTATACGCAACTGTGGAATAATCATCAAAACAATCAAGGGTAGGGAAAGGCAAAGATGTTGTTTCGAAAGGCTTGACTGACTACAGCGCGAATGTTGTCGTTAGCTCCAGCACGATCAACAATATCAAAACTCACTAATTGTTTTTTGAGACCATGTGTTAAGGGCACTTTCTAGTAGTGCTAAATTGATCGGCTTACTAATAAAATCACACATGCCTACGTCTAAGCAGCGTTTTTTGTCTTCTTCCAATACGTTTGCAGTGAGCGCGATGATGGGAACCTCACGATAGGCTGCCATCTGTTTGATCTCAACGGTGGCTTGAAGCCCATCTTTAACGGGCATTTGCATATCCATAAAGATGAGGTCAAAGTGCCCAGCTTTGCATAAAGTAATGGCTTCTTCACCATCTTGAGCGATGGTGATTGTGACAACGCCCAACCGCTTAAGAAATCCGTTAAGCACAATTTGATTGGTTTTATTATCCTCGGCGATCAGTACCGATAATTGCGAACAATCAACCTGTCCTGACGCATTGTCGCTTTCTTGTATGGGGATAATCTGCTTTTCGGCTTCGCATGCACTCGTCTCAATGGCAAAAAAGAACGTCGACCCTTTTGCGACTTCACTCTCTACTTTGAGTTCAGATCCCATTAGTGTGAGTAACTTGCTGGCGATGGTCAGCCCCAGCCCTGTTCCACCAAATTTTCTCGTAATAGAAGTGTCTGCTTGTGAAAATGCGTCAAACAGCTTTTCGACATATTCTTGCTCGATGCCCATTCCTGTATCAGTCACACTGAACATCACACTTATACTTTCTTTTGGTCCCTTAGAGACCTCCGCAGCCAAGATAACTTCGCCTTGATCGGTGAACTTGATCGCGTTACCGAGCAGATTAATAAGTACTTGCTTGATTCTTGTCTCATCACCGGTGAAGACAATATCTTCCATTTCAAGCTGATTCTTAGTCGATAAGTTAACGCCTTTAGACACAGCTAGCCCTTTAAATAGCAGCTCAAGATCTTTTAACAACTTACTCAACACGACAGGGCGACTTTCTAGCTCAATTTTATCGGCTTCGATTTTACTCAAGTTGAGAATGTCATTAATTATTACTAATAAGCTCTGCCCAGACGAAGTAATAATATCGAGCATTTCCTGTTGTGAGTCGGTCAAAGGTGTATGCGATAATTGTGTTGCCATGCCTAATATACCGTTCATTGGCGTACGTATTTCATGGCTCATATTCGCTAAGAATTCAGATTTCACTTTAGATGTGCGTGCAGCCGCTTGAGCCTGCGCGCTTAACCGTGAGTTTTCTTCCTCACGTTGTTTAAGGACAGAAATAGAGACTTGAAGCGCAGCGGAACGAAGTAACTCATCATTACTATCATGCATGGAAGGGTGCACTTGAGACGCAATGCTCGTGCTTTGCGCCAGACGAACAATGTTGCCGGAAGCACTGACTTCTTGCTCCACCAAAACAGTTTGCCGATTATTGATATACTCTAAAGGTTTTATGTTTTCGTCACGGCCTGCCCATGACAAGTCTAGCGCTCTCTCTGGCAGTAAACAGGCATCGTAAATTTCTTTGGCACTGATGCCTTTTGTCAAAATTGGCGCAGCATCAGCAAACTCTTCGGCGAAGCCCGGCGTCCAGTCTAACAAACACTGCTGATCATCAAACACGGCAAAACTACGACTGAAGGGTCGCAACTCATTCATGCAGCATTCCTTGCTTGTTTGTTAATTGTTCCGCAGCCATAGCGGTTCCCAACACGCGTGCACGAATCTTAGCAAACGCTGTTTCGCGAGTGGTTGATACATCATCACAAAAAGGGGAAAAGCCACAGTCGTCCGTAGTCCCCAGTTGCCCTAAAGGTATATAGCGAGCAGCGAGTAACACTCGTTGGCAGACTTCTTCAGGTGTTTCAATGTTAGGGTCAATGACATCGATCACACCGATAAAAGCTCGTTGATTTGGTTTTAAATAACGTGCCACTATCTTTAAGGCCCGCTCTGGATTGTCTTCCCCCGCCATGGCAATGTAAAAGTTGCCCGCTTTCAGCTCAAATAGACTAGGCAGCAGTTCAGCGTAATCCACATCCGCGCTGTGGGTCGAATCGTGATCTGCACCGGGGCAAGTATGAATGCCAATTAGAGCCCGTTCCTCTTCACTAAAGCGCACTAGCACTCGATTATTAAGCTCTATAAAAGCGTTTAATAAACCACCACTTGGATCGAGCTTGACGGCCAAACGCCCTTCGGTAAAATCAATTTGAACTTTATAAGCGCCAGCCTCAAAACAACCACGAATTTCTCTTTCCTGCTCATCGACTAGGTCATTTAAAAAGTCTTCTCGGCTGTATTCCGGCAAGCTTTCTGCTGGGTACAATAAGCTTAAAGCAGAGATAGAAATAATAGATTGCTTGAGTGGAAGTGCGGTGAAACGCTTGGCTACGCTGAATGTTTTGTAGGCATTAAGCAAAAAGTGGAATGGGCCAGCTGTAAGCCGAGGTAAGCGCCGCACATGCCCATCTTTAAAGGGGATTTCGAGACCATCTGGGGCGAGATTCTTAGCGCCTTCAACGGAGTAAGTTACGAAGTTGTGAGTCTTTCGCTGTTCTCCGTCACTTAAAATCGGCGACCCAGTCGCTTCGAATGCACGAATGGTCTGCTCAATCGCCTCCTCATAGCATGCTTCCATTGCCGCTGAATCTATCTTGCCTTCATCAAATTGCCGTTGCGCCCGCATTAACTCCGGTGATCTAGGGATGCTTCCGATTGCTTCAGTAGGTAATAACATCATTTTTTAACTCCATTCAAAATGCTTGTATAAATAGAGTGTAGACCATTCTCTCTTTATGGATAAAAAATTAGCCTATATGCTGAAAAGTACTTTTATGAACCGAGAATTAAGGTAAAAGGGACAGCCGGGTGACGCCAAGAAAGCGCGATAGGAAACCGAGTTAGACGGATTAAATTTTCACCTGACTCTGGTTACTTTCCATCGAAGCCATGTATCAGGTGAAGTAGTTAAATAAAATATATATCGAAGAATTGCAGTCAGATGGAAGAGTATCTGACTGCAGTGGCATGTATCGGCTAATAGCTGCTATGCAGCAATGTAGCCGCCTTCTAATGCCCATTTACGTTTTAGTGCCTGCCACTCATCTTGGGTGTATCGATAAGCTTTACGCTGACGAATCATATCAGCCCACTCTTTATTGGCTTTGTTTAAATTTATCAAACCTACTTGCGCGCGTCTCTTATCAAGGTTCTTTGGATCAACGACATTGTCGCTGTATTCCACTCGATCACTGCGCTCATTGAAGTCATTGAATGCGCCAAAGATGGATGGTTTATACGAGAGGGATAACCAACGATCAATCGAGACTGCGTAATATCCTCCATAGCACTCGCCTAAAGGCAAAGCCTTACGCATTAATTCAGCACTTCGATATTGAAATTGACTGTTCTTTAAGCAGTTAATCCCCAACCAGTAACACGCCTCCATCCCTTCTCGTCCAACGATTTGAGGGCCGAGCCATCCGTATTTGTCATAGATCGCTTCGAGCATCTCGATGGACTCTTCATTAAAATCATCTAAGTTGTCGAACCAGCCAGCTTTTTTAGGTGAATAACGGCGCATCATAGCGATACGCATAGCATTGCGTCGTGTTAACTGCTCCGCGAGTGCTGGGTCATAGTCGGCACTTGGTTGAGTGGATTTTTGAATGAATAACTTCAAGCGGCGCCAACTGGCAAAGCCATGCTGTCGAGCAGTGACTCTCTGCGCATCTAGAATAGAAAAAGGTTGCGCTAAGACTTGCTCAGATTGCAAATTTTGAAAAGAAGTATCGAAATGACTGATCAGCTCTACGACACTTGGATCGCCTGCGCGATGTTTAGATCGCAAAGCACGTGCGGCACGATGTAGATATTCAATGCTGGGGTTATTTGGCAAGGTTTTCATTTAAGCTCTCCTACATAGGTTGCACTTAACTCGCGAAAGCACAGAAAGCTAAAATGTCATATAAAAGAGTGGAGCATTACAGGTAAGGTTAACCTTTTTCCGCGAGTCGGATGCGCCCTGAAGCACTGTGTATGATTCTAAAAACATCCAGTACGGGTTGCAAGGAAAATAGGTTTTTTTAAAGTGCGAAAATTGGGGAAGATGGAAATAGTGCATTATCTCTATAGCCAATTGAGTCGCCAGTAAAAAGATCGAGCATAAGCCTAATTTTCATCTGCCCCCAATTGCTCCTCTCATAGCCCGAAAAATCATCACAAATGAAATAAATGGACGTTAGATTAATTTTGCACCTATGTGCAAAATTCATTTTTATGCAATCAGGTTGTCATATTGACAGGTTACTGTTCCGCTTGTTTTTTGGAAATCGCATCATACCTATTTCACTTTCATTTTTAGGAAGATTCATGAATCGTTATTCTCTCATCGCCTCAGCAACTATCGCCTTGTTGAGTGCGTCTAGTAGCCTCGCTCAGTCTGTTGAATATCAATACAGCAGCAAGGCAACTTATGTACCTAAACAAGATTTAAACAGCTACGAAGCCGTACCTAATGGTTATGAAATTGCTTATACGCAATTGGTTGAACGCCATGGAGCACGCGCATTATCAAGTCCTAAATACGATATATTGACTAAGCAAGTATGGACGTTGGCGAAACAACGCGGTCAATTAACAGAGCTAGGTGAAAAACTTGGGCCGATCACAGATCAAGTAACCGCCGCAAACAAAACTCTAGGCTACGGCTTACTCACAAAAATTGGTGAAGAAGAGCCTTCAGGTATTGCTACACGCATGGCTGAGCGTTTGTCACCGCTCATGCGGAATACATCCCAACAGCCAGTCTGCATCCAAGTGCAAACATCAGGTAAAGCGCGGGCCAATCAAACAGCCCATTTCTTCATGCAGTCGCTTGCAAAAGACGTTAATTATGTAAGTGATGATGCGGCGCAGTGTTATCAAACCCAAACACAAGCCAATAAAATTGATAAGAAAATGGTCAATAAATACGAGCTTTACTCCCACAAAACCAATCCAGCGAAAAACGCTAATTATCAAGAGTACAAAGGCAATTATGAAGCGTATAAAGCGTTTAAAAAATCAGACAAGCTAGAAGCGGCCTTTGATGAACTAGCAAGACTGCCGCAAACCAAATTATTGGCTCGTGAGATGCTAGAACGCATTTATAGCAAGGAGTTTGTCGACTTCCTTGAGCACCAAATTTCTGATGACAAAAACTGCGATGTGGCGGCTGGAGATTGCTTTAAAACCAATACTCGTAAACCAGATGAAACAGAAGACGATTGGAAGTACGTGCAAAACGAAGTCGATGCGGCATCCAAGCTTTACAACATGTTTATTATCGCGCCTGGGATGTTGCGAGAGGCCCAAGCACAAGGTGGTGAATGGGATCTGAAACAGTTTATTACGCCAGAAGAGTCCGCTTGGTTCGCTTACCAGTCTGATGCGGAAGATTTCTATGAAAAAGGGCCAAGCTTTGCGGATGGCCATGGCGTGACTTATAACATTGCGAAGCCCCTGCTAAAAGACATGTTCAATGAAATGGACGCCGTTGCGAACGACCGCCAAGCGGTTAAGCATGTCGCCAAACTTCGTTTTGCCCACGCGGAGCAAATTATGCCCTTGGCGGCGCTTCTGCATGTCGAAGGCAGCCAGAAATCCGCGGCCCCTGATGAACTTTATAGCCAAGCAAATAATGCATGGCGTGGCGGTTGGGTCACGCCTTACTCTGCGAACATTCAATGGGATCTGTTTAAAAGCAAAAAACCGAATAGTGCCACTTTGGTGAAGATGCTCTACAACGAAAAAGAAATCGGCTTTAAAGACGATTGTAACGTCTTTCCAGGCACTCAGTATTTCTACAGTTTAAACGAACTAGAACGTTGTTACCGCGATGAATTAAGCCTTCACTAGCGGTACATCACCACTTTCAGTACTTAATGAACTCTTAAATAAATTATAAACACTTTTCAATAAGGTGGGGTTGCTGTTGTCTAGCGACACGGACAAGCCTCATCGAGGAACTTAAAATGAAACAGACAATTCTAGTAACCGCGATGCTTTCTTCTCTCACGACCACTTCCGTTATGGCGGCCACCATTGTTGATCAAGACGGCTTTAAATATAAACTGAATGGTGACATCCAAATCCAATTGCAAAAAGACAATGGTGAAGATAAAAATCTCTACGTGAATTTTGATTCTTTGAAACTTGATAACAAAATTTCTTATCAACTCACCAAGGACCTGAGTGCTTTTGGTCGAATTAAGTTTGATTTTGATGACGCGGCTAACGATGACGAAGATCAAAATAGCGCGGCACTTAAAGACGCTTATGTCGGTTTTGCTTACCGTGATACTGCGCTGTCGGTTGGTAAGCAAGATTACGCCACGGATGAGTTTGGTGTGGCGGAGGACTATGAGATGGACTCGGACGATGTGGCTTTTGATGAAACGGGTGGCGACGACGTTATCTTAGTAAACTTCGACCTAGACAAAGTTAACCTTATGCTTTCGACGGAATTACGAGCAGAAGGTGAAGACAGTGAAGACGAGCAGTCATTTGATGCGTTTGCATCATTTAATGTTTCAGACGTGGAATTCGCCGTCGCTTATCAAAATCGTGAAGTGGCAATTCATGGCGATAAGATGGACTCGTATGGTGTGAGTGCCAAATACGATGCCGGCTTTGCGACCTTCGCAGCAGACTACTCGGAAGCGAAAGACACGTTAAAAGTCTATAACCTAGTGACCATGTTTGACGTAGCCGACTCGACCACCATGGTGCTTGGTTATGTGAATAATAAGCCTGAATCGGATGAAGAAGTTCGTGAGTGGTATACCAACGTGACGTATGCGTTTCCTGAATTTAAAGACGTAAAAGTCTTTGCAGAGCTTTCTAACACCAACAAAGAAGGCGCGGAAATGGCCTACGTTGCAGGCACAGAAATCGAATTTTAAACTTGGACTCATGCCCTACTTTCCGGTAGGGCACTGAAATTGTGAAATTGTGAAATTGGGGTCAGATGAAAATAGAGCACCGAGCAATTGGGGTCGAGCAATTGGGGTCGAGCAATTGGGGTCCGAGCAATTGGGGTCAGATGAAAATAGAAAACCGAGCAATTGGGGTCAGATGAAAATAGAAAACGGGTCGCCAGCTTGACTCAATAAGTGTTTACCCTAAGATATCGGTTAGCCTGATATTTATGAACAGGATGTTCGTATCAGCGTTTTTTCAGTAAAGCTTATTTCAAAGGAGTGAAATATGGCGAGGCTTCCACGACTTTGTCCGATTGGCATCCCGCAACACATTATCCAACGTGGCAACAACCGCCAAGTGTGTTTTGCCAGTGAAGATGACTTCATCGCTTATGCGCATTGGCTAACGGAATACGCTCAAGAGTTTAACGTTAAAGTGCATGCATGGGTCTTGATGACCAATCACGTACACTTACTTGCAACACCGATGAGCGAGAGCGGTATCTCGAAGATGATGCAAGCACTGGGGCGCCGCTATGTCCGTTATTTCAACTACACCTACCAAAGAACCGGTACATTGTGGGAGGGGCGATTTAAATCTTGTGTCATCAATGCTGAA from Marinomonas rhizomae harbors:
- a CDS encoding NYN domain-containing protein: MKDQRAYHLALHNHRQGRLQTIKGKYSIDKTKFPKVERDERGKETEPKSSDRVKIWKMEEKQSDVNVALEAVYDAVTDLTLEHIVFVTNDTDIIPVLRKIQSHNALKQRSSVKIGLIIPMRKGDSERQGNKSLKDFADWTIKYIHEEELQISQLPCRVVGAKSAIKPVSWFRYPERVQEVLNTLSQKGVEGSIPKAWKWLERPLHPADGMDKMEGIPANLMDDEIALDIIHQHVKAYADYKKRS
- a CDS encoding response regulator yields the protein MNELRPFSRSFAVFDDQQCLLDWTPGFAEEFADAAPILTKGISAKEIYDACLLPERALDLSWAGRDENIKPLEYINNRQTVLVEQEVSASGNIVRLAQSTSIASQVHPSMHDSNDELLRSAALQVSISVLKQREEENSRLSAQAQAAARTSKVKSEFLANMSHEIRTPMNGILGMATQLSHTPLTDSQQEMLDIITSSGQSLLVIINDILNLSKIEADKIELESRPVVLSKLLKDLELLFKGLAVSKGVNLSTKNQLEMEDIVFTGDETRIKQVLINLLGNAIKFTDQGEVILAAEVSKGPKESISVMFSVTDTGMGIEQEYVEKLFDAFSQADTSITRKFGGTGLGLTIASKLLTLMGSELKVESEVAKGSTFFFAIETSACEAEKQIIPIQESDNASGQVDCSQLSVLIAEDNKTNQIVLNGFLKRLGVVTITIAQDGEEAITLCKAGHFDLIFMDMQMPVKDGLQATVEIKQMAAYREVPIIALTANVLEEDKKRCLDVGMCDFISKPINLALLESALNTWSQKTISEF
- a CDS encoding cobalamin-independent methionine synthase II family protein translates to MMLLPTEAIGSIPRSPELMRAQRQFDEGKIDSAAMEACYEEAIEQTIRAFEATGSPILSDGEQRKTHNFVTYSVEGAKNLAPDGLEIPFKDGHVRRLPRLTAGPFHFLLNAYKTFSVAKRFTALPLKQSIISISALSLLYPAESLPEYSREDFLNDLVDEQEREIRGCFEAGAYKVQIDFTEGRLAVKLDPSGGLLNAFIELNNRVLVRFSEEERALIGIHTCPGADHDSTHSADVDYAELLPSLFELKAGNFYIAMAGEDNPERALKIVARYLKPNQRAFIGVIDVIDPNIETPEEVCQRVLLAARYIPLGQLGTTDDCGFSPFCDDVSTTRETAFAKIRARVLGTAMAAEQLTNKQGMLHE
- a CDS encoding DUF6624 domain-containing protein; translated protein: MKTLPNNPSIEYLHRAARALRSKHRAGDPSVVELISHFDTSFQNLQSEQVLAQPFSILDAQRVTARQHGFASWRRLKLFIQKSTQPSADYDPALAEQLTRRNAMRIAMMRRYSPKKAGWFDNLDDFNEESIEMLEAIYDKYGWLGPQIVGREGMEACYWLGINCLKNSQFQYRSAELMRKALPLGECYGGYYAVSIDRWLSLSYKPSIFGAFNDFNERSDRVEYSDNVVDPKNLDKRRAQVGLINLNKANKEWADMIRQRKAYRYTQDEWQALKRKWALEGGYIAA
- a CDS encoding histidine-type phosphatase, translated to MNRYSLIASATIALLSASSSLAQSVEYQYSSKATYVPKQDLNSYEAVPNGYEIAYTQLVERHGARALSSPKYDILTKQVWTLAKQRGQLTELGEKLGPITDQVTAANKTLGYGLLTKIGEEEPSGIATRMAERLSPLMRNTSQQPVCIQVQTSGKARANQTAHFFMQSLAKDVNYVSDDAAQCYQTQTQANKIDKKMVNKYELYSHKTNPAKNANYQEYKGNYEAYKAFKKSDKLEAAFDELARLPQTKLLAREMLERIYSKEFVDFLEHQISDDKNCDVAAGDCFKTNTRKPDETEDDWKYVQNEVDAASKLYNMFIIAPGMLREAQAQGGEWDLKQFITPEESAWFAYQSDAEDFYEKGPSFADGHGVTYNIAKPLLKDMFNEMDAVANDRQAVKHVAKLRFAHAEQIMPLAALLHVEGSQKSAAPDELYSQANNAWRGGWVTPYSANIQWDLFKSKKPNSATLVKMLYNEKEIGFKDDCNVFPGTQYFYSLNELERCYRDELSLH
- a CDS encoding porin; the encoded protein is MKQTILVTAMLSSLTTTSVMAATIVDQDGFKYKLNGDIQIQLQKDNGEDKNLYVNFDSLKLDNKISYQLTKDLSAFGRIKFDFDDAANDDEDQNSAALKDAYVGFAYRDTALSVGKQDYATDEFGVAEDYEMDSDDVAFDETGGDDVILVNFDLDKVNLMLSTELRAEGEDSEDEQSFDAFASFNVSDVEFAVAYQNREVAIHGDKMDSYGVSAKYDAGFATFAADYSEAKDTLKVYNLVTMFDVADSTTMVLGYVNNKPESDEEVREWYTNVTYAFPEFKDVKVFAELSNTNKEGAEMAYVAGTEIEF